Genomic segment of Gigantopelta aegis isolate Gae_Host chromosome 10, Gae_host_genome, whole genome shotgun sequence:
tagaccagaaacacgtttaagaTGCACAAAATATGTACATTCACGTGggtaattttcatattttgttttcaccttAAACTCTAATTATTAACCACTCTATCTATATATTCacaaaatgtcagttatatttAACATCTAATATGTTAGTTTTACTTAACTTGTCTGTACTAGAGAGGAATCATATGAAATGACACATCGACGTTTAAGTGGGTTTTATCATGTGGGCTATATTATACTATGTTCATGCCAAACAGTTCGTTTCAGTATTTTTTACGTGTTTATATAATCACAAATGTTAGCTTTTTTAAAGTATCACCACTTTTAATATATGGAATAGTAACCTCATGGGAATATTTGGAAGGAAAggttggtgagaacaccctcGTTTTTTATTATATGACATAGCAGTAACACATACGTGTTATCAAATTAAAGACATTCGGTGGGCTGCTCCTACCTAGGCGATGACCCGTACGTCACAGCCAtagcatccaatgaaataagcacgGTCGTAACTGACTGCTCTGTGACGTATACGTTCACCTGAAACTGGTTGCCCAGTGGTACCTACGTTAACTGCAAGTGcaaatactgtaaatatatatatgttttagcTAGGAAATACgtttaaattcattttaaacctggtttttgagtaTATGTAAAAAGTAGAATAACACATCGCATAGAATGGCTGaactaatatttatatcattgcCATGCATTTTGCAGCCAtccattacaaaatatattattaattagatatTTAGGATATTAATCGTTTATAGTTAGTCACTTACCTtattacagtttatatattaatagtgCGGGTAATGTTATCGGTTGGTTGGTTTATATTGGATATTGGTTTGATACagatggaaaactgtagcgggtttctcctctataactgtgtcaaaatgacaacatccaatagcaaatgattaataaatcaatgtgctctagtggtgttgttgaacaaagcAAAGTTGTGTGCATGATTACATGAAAGTTGcacctttttttattattattatcactatcAACAATATCCTCAGTGAAACTTTGTATTCTTGTACCAACGCGTAAGAGGTTTGATACAATCACCAACTGATAGCACATACACTTTGGTACACACGTACACCATGTATTCAGCGTGGCGATATTTTGGACTTTAGAGTCCATAGGGCTGCGTGTCCGTGtgtgaaagaaacaaaatacactaTGTTTGACTGGAAGATCGTTTTGCTTTTGGGGGTTCTGGCCTTTGTGGCAGCTCTGAACTTCGGAGAGGATGGTTTGCAAGGTGAAAACCGATTCGTTGAAACGGGTGTGTATGTTTACATTATGTTATGGAGACTTTTACTGGTATATAGCAGTATTGTGGGATGGCTGTATGATATGGGTTTTCCATAtgttgcatatatgtatactgtgtgtctgtatgtttgtacTCATCTCACACACAACAACCACGATGGAGATCTTTTTTACTTAAATATTGAAAGTTCAAACTGAAATATCTGGCACACAACTACCATGATTAAAGATCATTTTACATAGATATCGAAAGTTGAAACTGAAATATCTGATCAACAACAAGCATTGATTAAGATCATTTTACATAGatattaaaagttgaaactGAAATATCTGATAAACAACAACCATGATGAAGATCTTTTCTACTTAAACAATGAAAgttcaaaatgaaatatatgacaTGACATATTGTTGTCGACATCTTCCACTAACCTTTCCCAAtggcaaaattaaaaacaaaaaactttgtgaGTGgttcattttaattatgataGTGGGGAGACATtgatttatgtatgtatgtatgtatgtatctctctctctctatctatctatctatctatctatctctgtatgtattgatgtatgaatatctatatattgtatgtatgtcgaggttgactattacatacatagatattaacgcactggtacaggggataattaaatcctttctggcctcaaaaattgtcccatgccgttgctgggactcgaacctgtggcaccgattcgcccgcaaattgcaagactaaccacgatacgctctgagctatcgaagcttccataaaaaggaagtttgtttaactcaaccatatgcatggggcctacaatctacgcggtcgatcccgcttacgtgcatgaaacagtgggcagacctggcactggctagtatgtattgatgtatgaatatctatatattgtatgtatgtcgaggttgactattacatacatagatattaacgcactggcacaggggataattaaatcctttctggcctcaaacattgtcccatgccgttgctgggactcgaacctgtggcaccgaggcatgtatgtatgtatgtatgtatgtatgtatctatctatctgtctatctatctatgtatctatctatctctctatgtatgtatctgtgtatgtatgtatctatctatctatgtatgtatctatctatgtatgtatctatctatgtatgtatgtatgtatgtatgtatgtatgtatgtatatatctatctatctatctatctatctatgtatgtatgtatcgatctatgtatgtatgtatctatctatgtatgtatgtatgcatctatgtatgtatgtatgtatgtatatttatgtgtgtatgtatgtgcgtgcgtgcgtttctatatatgtgtctgtatgtatgtatgtaggtgtgtATGCAttatatgtctgtgtatgtattatatgtttataCTGATATGTAATGTCATACAGTATGTTTAATTGTAATGTGCgcgcatatgtgtgtgtgtgtgtgtgtgtgtgtgtgtgtgtgtgtgtatattaaaacatttcacctccattttatttgtaaatggaTTTTTGTATTGGTTGTTTTGTCTAAGCACGAATCTAGTCGAAATGAGACCTTTCTGCTGTCTGTTAGTAGATTGAACCATTTCAATATTACTTCCCGTCCACTTGATGGTACAGAGGGCGTAATTTCAGTATTACTTCCCGTCCACTTGATGGTACAGGCAGCGTAACTTCAATATTACTTCCCGTCCACTTGATGGTGCAGAAGAGGGCGTAATTTCAATATTACTTCCCGTCCACTTGATGGTACAGAAGAGGGCGTAATTTCAATATTACTTCCCGTCCACTTGATGGTACAGAAGAGGGCGTAATTTCAATATTACTTCCCGTCCACTTGATGGTACAGAAGAGGGCGTAATTTCAATATTACTTCCCGTCCACTTGATGGTACAGAGGGCGTAATTTCAATATTACTTCCCGTCCACTTGATGGTACAGAAGAGGGCGTAATTTCAATACTACTTCCCGTCCACTTGATGGTACAGAGGGCGTAATTTCAATATTACTTCCCGTCCACTTGATGGTACAGAAGAGGACGTAATTTCAATATTACTTCCCGTCCACTTGATGGTACAGAAGAGGGCGTAATTTCAATATTACTTCCCGTCCACTTGATGGTACAGAGGGCGCAATTTCAATATTACTTCCCGTCCACTTGATGGTACAGAGGGCGTAATTTCAATATTACTTCCCGTCCACTTGATGGTACAGAGGGCGTAATTTCAGTATTACTTCCCGTCCACTTGATGGTACAGAGGGCGTAATTTCAATATTACTTCCCGTCCACTTGATGGTACAGAAGAGGGCGTAATTTCAGTATTATTTCCCGTCCACTTGATGGTACAGAGGGCGTAATTTGTTTCAGACTTTTCGCAAAACCAGGACGTGACATGGGTCAAGTATAACTTCTCCCAAACAACGATTACTCAGCTCAATTATCTGATACACAACCACCTTGTTGAAGATCTCTTCTACCTCAACATGGTAAGTTCAAATACAATTATCTGATACGCTATCAtctaaataaacaatgtaagtTCAAACTGAATTGTATTAATACATAATCACCTTGTTAAAATGGTAAGTTTAACAACTGTTGAAGATATTTTCAATCTAAACATGTTAAATTCAAACTGAATTCTCTGATATATAAGCActtgttgaaaatattttctACTTAAACATTGAAAGTTCAAACTTAAATATCTGAAAAAAACCTTACTGAAAATATCTCCCCCATACCTTTTACTAtggcaaaatgaaaacaaaacttgagattcagtcattttaattatgttaGTGGGGAGACACCGATTTAAATTTGGATTGAAATAAGGGGCCAGTGAAGTTGTGACTGTCAGATTAActactgttttatatttttaataaaaaaactaaacaaaatatggTTCGTAATggcattgggctgtttctcgccccagccagcgcactcgactggtatatcaaaggccgaggcaTGTGCTATCGTgactctgggatggtgcatataaaagatcccttgctactaatggaaaaatgtagcgagactatatgtcagaattaccaactgtttgtaatccaatagccgatgattaataatcgatgtgctctagtggtgtcgttaaacaaaactaactttcttTCTCCCAATTAAAATCCAGCAGTTCGCGGGTTCAGTATAATTGCAAGTCCACGAAGGGGTGAGAAGATTATGGCGGTTTTCTCTCCCTGGCAACAGGTTGGAATTTTACAAGTTTATTTCAAAGTAATTTGTTGGGTGTTACTTATATATTTATGGGATTCGTTTCAGTAATACATTTCGTGGCTAATATATGCATGCAAATGATTACCAATAAGGATTATACTGCTTGAcaattgtagttatttttaaaatgaacgcTTAATGCTACTCACTCATTTTCAAAATGTCACATTTAGTTACTCTCCATGGCGCCGAATCTCTGTCCCTCTTGGTTTTTACCACGTTTGAAGCAAGAAACAAACTTATCAGTGAGTCGCAGTGACCtagaaaatacataatattgaaaatattgcaGGAGCTCTTTATGATTGACTTTTCTGTATCGATCATGTgtccaaatagccataattatgtaatacacggggacaattttaaaatgccGAGACTTCGTTCCACGAACGTCATTTTACCTTTCCGTTGTATTAAATAGTTGTCTCAGGCACGGTGGAAGCAAGTCGACATTGGGGGAGGGTgtctgactgagatcgagggtgcaaagcaaCGTTTCGAGGGGGAATTAGGGTATgctgccctcccccccccccccccccacaagtaaaattcatcccttaagatttactaccaatgaTATTTTTAtccaaatatatatagttttatttcaCTGCAATCTTCAGACGTTTTCCAATTACAATCACAGGGTTATAACTTTGAAAGAGCCGACGTGGCCCTACCTGGTTTCTACAAGTTTTTCCGCCATATGTCAGAGGAACGCAGAAAGGACGGGGAGAAGATAATGACTTACCTCAACAGACGTGGTGGGGCAATAAAGTTCAGGCGAACAATGGTAAGACAACTTTAGTCCAAAGCCTCTGACCTTAGTAAACTTACAAATAATGTTGGACTCAGACTATGAACTGTCATGACGGAGTTGGCCAATTCGCCGATCtcatgacttctacgactgtccactTGCTAGTCTGAGCCTTCTTGCGGCTCGATTCCcgtcgtatacgacttctacgaccgATTGGTTGTTAATCTaggcgcacccgtcgtaagctGGGAgtgggggaaattacaacgcaactgtcgtGACTGTTGATtgtctgaacctagcataagTTACACCTTTTTGATGGAGGGATCCCTCTTGACATATCCAATGTTTTTCTGTTCATGCTGGTGTTTAAAGTAGGAATTAGTCGTAGCATGTTTAAAATGAAAGATATGCTGTCGTtatgtaatgcaccattattaaaaaaacttatCTATAGTTATTAAAAGATTATCTTGCCTTGTGAACTGACgttttagctattttgtttacatatcttGTGTTCTATGTTAATTATAGATACTTCAATGTTGACGCCTGTCTGTgtcatgtatgtttattatgtatttgaaaatgttctcttgttacacattgtaatgtgtctgagtgttgtttaataaatcttgaaatctCACCCCACTACATATTCCAGTCACGGTAGTGtctgcactacgactggtatatcaaaggcagtgaaatccaataaccgatgattaataaatgaacgtGTCTGAAccaaacaaacgtttaactgtATG
This window contains:
- the LOC121384684 gene encoding soma ferritin-like, with product MFDWKIVLLLGVLAFVAALNFGEDGLQGENRFVETDFSQNQDVTWVKYNFSQTTITQLNYLIHNHLVEDLFYLNMGYNFERADVALPGFYKFFRHMSEERRKDGEKIMTYLNRRGGAIKFRRTMKLPDSVWRTGLAAMEASLGHEKELHKKILKMHVTAAAAHDPHLTNFLEDEFLEPKVSLIKKLADYVTRLKSFQSDYSLGEYILDQNLE